In Hippoglossus stenolepis isolate QCI-W04-F060 chromosome 13, HSTE1.2, whole genome shotgun sequence, a single genomic region encodes these proteins:
- the pdk1 gene encoding pyruvate dehydrogenase (acetyl-transferring) kinase isozyme 1, mitochondrial, with the protein MRILRFLRSSLSTGKDIDYYSKFSPSPLSIKQFLDFGSENACEKTSFIFLRHELPVRLANIMKEINLLPDNLLRTPSVRLVQSWYMQSLQEIIEFKERNADDEKVGYDFTDAVIKIRNRHNDVIPTMAQGVVEYKETYGTDPVVSQNVQYFLDRFYMSRISIRMLLNQHTLLFGGKVKVNPAHPKQIGSIDPHCRVSEVVRDAYENARNLCDRYYMNSPELKLEESNVKERDNPITVVYVPSHLYHMVFELFKNAMRATMELYGDSMECPPIHAHIALGTEDLTVKVSDRGGGVPLRKIDRLFTYTYSTAPRPNFDGSHAAPLAGYGYGLPISRLYARYFQGDLKLYSLEGYGTDAVIYFRALSTESIERLPVYNKSAWKHYKTIHEADDWCIPSKEPKDMTTFRSF; encoded by the exons ATGAGGATCTTAAGGTTCCTGAGGAGCAGCCTGTCCACAGGGAAGGACATCGACTATTACTCCAAATTCTCACCGTCCCCTCTCTCCATTAAGCAATTTCTGGATTTTG GTTCAGAGAATGCATGTGAGAAAACATCGTTCATCTTCCTCAGACATGAGTTGCCTGTGAGGTTGGCAAACATCATGAAAGAAATCAACTTGCTGCCAGACAACTTGTTAAGGACCCCATCAGTCCGGTTGGTTCAGAGCTG GTACATGCAGAGTCTACAGGAGATTATTGAGttcaaagaaagaaatgcagatgaTGAGAAAGTTGGGTATGA TTTCACAGACGCTGTGATAAAAATCCGAAACCGACACAACGATGTCATTCCCACCATGGCTCAGGGAGTCGTGGAATACAAAGAGACGTACGGCACAGACCCGGTCGTCAGCCAGAATGTTCAGTACTTCCTGGATCGTTTCTACATGAGTCGGATATCCATCCGGATGCTGCTCAACCAGCACA CGCTCCTCTTTGGTGGGAAGGTGAAGGTGAACCCGGCTCATCCCAAACAGATCGGCAGTATTGATCCGCACTGTCGTGTCAGTGAGGTGGTCAGAG ACGCCTACGAAAACGCACGGAATCTTTGTGACCGGTATTACATGAACTCTCctgagctgaagctggaggaaTCCAATG TCAAAGAGCGGGACAACCCCATCACTGTGGTCTACGTTCCATCTCATCTCTATCACATGGTGTTTGAACTTTTTAAG AACGCCATGCGGGCCACCATGGAGTTATATGGGGACTCCATGGAGTGTCCTCCCATCCACGCACACATCGCTCTGGGAACTGAGGATCTGACGGTCAAG GTGAGCGATCGCGGAGGAGGCGTGCCTTTGCGGAAGATTGACAGGCTGTTCACCTACACGTACTCCACCGCTCCTCGGCCGAACTTCGACGGATCACACGCCGCTCCTCTG GCTGGTTACGGTTACGGCCTCCCCATCTCTCGACTGTACGCTCGCTACTTTCAAGGGGACCTGAAGCTGTACTCTCTGGAGGGTTATGGAACTGATGCTGTGATCTACTTTCGg GCACTCTCCACAGAGTCCATTGAGAGGCTGCCCGTGTACAACAAGTCGGCATGGAAACACTACAAGACGATCCACGAGGCCGACGACTGGTGCATCCCGAGCAAAGAGCCCAAGGACATGACCACGTTTCGTAGTTTCTAA